One genomic window of Paramormyrops kingsleyae isolate MSU_618 chromosome 20, PKINGS_0.4, whole genome shotgun sequence includes the following:
- the LOC140581323 gene encoding speedy protein A-like isoform X1 encodes MASCTHFRRQHLIQQEAQDPSRQDCSGPEQQEESLTCWGPSIIVEQQEMAAFFTLLDDDLIQDFLCMDSCYKMTDKYLLAMTFVYFRRAHFTPSEQTRMNFFIALYLANMMEEEEMGTRFEIFPWALGETWRSQFPTFLKKKDQLWARMEYRTAVSPRCCEEVMAIVPSHSLWKRERPEHHSGAQRHYDREGLQRPRGPSAAPIACTLCDRRTIQTQEPCASEHAGSPESSAQGGEAEEDGALVRINEERRGSKRTWDGQLKDHSCCPDPLEGPSHPDPRGRPQDLGFPSGGRSGVLQVRRVTMETTVQPFGLAAHVGALVPGCIII; translated from the exons ATGGCGAGTTGCACGCACTTCAGGCGCCAGCACCTCATTCAGCAGGAAGCACAAGATCCGTCCAGGCAAGACTGCAGCGGCCCAGAGCAGCAGGAGGAATCCCTGACATGCTGGGGTCCCTCCATCATCGTGGAGCAGCAGGAAATGGCTGCTTTCTTCACACTGCTAG ATGATGATCTGATCCAGGATTTCCTCTGCATGGACTCCTGCTATAAGATGACTGACAAG TACCTTCTGGCGATGACCTTCGTCTACTTCAGGAGAGCTCACTTCACTCCTAGTGAGCAGACGAGGATGAACTTCTTCATCGCCCT CTATCTTGCTAACAtgatggaggaggaagagatgggAACCAGGTTCGAGATCTTCCCCTGGGCCTTGGGTGAAACCTGGAGAAGTCAGTTTCCCACCTTCCTCAAGAAGAAGGACCAGCTCTGGGCACGGATGGAGTACAGGACTGCTGTCAGCCCCCGCTGCTGTGAGGAG GTGATGGCCATCGTACCCTCCCACTCTCTGTGGAAGCGGGAGCGCCCCGAACATCACAGCGGGGCTCAGCGGCACTACGACAGGGAGGGCCTTCAGCGGCCCCGGGGCCCATCTGCTGCACCCATCGCCTGCACGCTCTGCGACAGGAGGACCATCCAGACCCAGGAACCTTGTGCTTCTGAGCACGCAGGGAGCCCAGAGT CCAGCGCACAAGGCGGAGAAGCAGAAGAGGATGGAGCCCTGGTCCGGATCAATGAAGA AAGAAGAGGCTCAAAGCGAACATGGGATGGACAGCTGAAGGACCACAGTTGCTGCCCAGATCCACTGGAAGGTCCAAGTCATCCTGACCCTAGAGGAAGGCCTCAGGACCTTGGATTTCCCTCTGGGG GCAGGTCAGGCGTGCTGCAAGTCAGGAGGGTCACCATGGAAACGACGGTCCAGCCTTTTGGTCTTGCAGCACACGTTGGAGCCCTCGTTCCAGGCTGCATCATTATATAG
- the LOC140581323 gene encoding speedy protein A-like isoform X2: MASCTHFRRQHLIQQEAQDPSRQDCSGPEQQEESLTCWGPSIIVEQQEMAAFFTLLDDDLIQDFLCMDSCYKMTDKYLLAMTFVYFRRAHFTPSEQTRMNFFIALYLANMMEEEEMGTRFEIFPWALGETWRSQFPTFLKKKDQLWARMEYRTAVSPRCCEEVMAIVPSHSLWKRERPEHHSGAQRHYDREGLQRPRGPSAAPIACTLCDRRTIQTQEPCASEHAGSPESSAQGGEAEEDGALVRINEERGSKRTWDGQLKDHSCCPDPLEGPSHPDPRGRPQDLGFPSGGRSGVLQVRRVTMETTVQPFGLAAHVGALVPGCIII; the protein is encoded by the exons ATGGCGAGTTGCACGCACTTCAGGCGCCAGCACCTCATTCAGCAGGAAGCACAAGATCCGTCCAGGCAAGACTGCAGCGGCCCAGAGCAGCAGGAGGAATCCCTGACATGCTGGGGTCCCTCCATCATCGTGGAGCAGCAGGAAATGGCTGCTTTCTTCACACTGCTAG ATGATGATCTGATCCAGGATTTCCTCTGCATGGACTCCTGCTATAAGATGACTGACAAG TACCTTCTGGCGATGACCTTCGTCTACTTCAGGAGAGCTCACTTCACTCCTAGTGAGCAGACGAGGATGAACTTCTTCATCGCCCT CTATCTTGCTAACAtgatggaggaggaagagatgggAACCAGGTTCGAGATCTTCCCCTGGGCCTTGGGTGAAACCTGGAGAAGTCAGTTTCCCACCTTCCTCAAGAAGAAGGACCAGCTCTGGGCACGGATGGAGTACAGGACTGCTGTCAGCCCCCGCTGCTGTGAGGAG GTGATGGCCATCGTACCCTCCCACTCTCTGTGGAAGCGGGAGCGCCCCGAACATCACAGCGGGGCTCAGCGGCACTACGACAGGGAGGGCCTTCAGCGGCCCCGGGGCCCATCTGCTGCACCCATCGCCTGCACGCTCTGCGACAGGAGGACCATCCAGACCCAGGAACCTTGTGCTTCTGAGCACGCAGGGAGCCCAGAGT CCAGCGCACAAGGCGGAGAAGCAGAAGAGGATGGAGCCCTGGTCCGGATCAATGAAGA AAGAGGCTCAAAGCGAACATGGGATGGACAGCTGAAGGACCACAGTTGCTGCCCAGATCCACTGGAAGGTCCAAGTCATCCTGACCCTAGAGGAAGGCCTCAGGACCTTGGATTTCCCTCTGGGG GCAGGTCAGGCGTGCTGCAAGTCAGGAGGGTCACCATGGAAACGACGGTCCAGCCTTTTGGTCTTGCAGCACACGTTGGAGCCCTCGTTCCAGGCTGCATCATTATATAG